From Paenibacillus sp. V4I7, one genomic window encodes:
- a CDS encoding sugar phosphate isomerase/epimerase — MNNQLEVQMSWWAMDNLDVFEGNTLSDEEKITLIASNGFDGINGFLPAPEKADYWKHLLDKYRLSFSVNAYPKSYEDLADFLERAKAFGGIGFINAQVMQPFMTGQSAIQLLKGIEQLSKDAGIPVFIETHRGTITQDLIRTVEYVRELKSLPLTIDFSHYIVAGELHTVSQEADELLLSLLSNTSSIHTRISNGEQIQIDPGEEQNHPMFSHFIKWWQLGMKNWLLQANTNDVFPVVIELGPPPYAITTNEASGRNKEISDRWQQSLYLQRVVRDLWSTITP, encoded by the coding sequence ATGAACAATCAATTAGAGGTTCAAATGTCTTGGTGGGCGATGGATAATCTAGATGTTTTTGAAGGAAACACATTGTCTGACGAAGAGAAAATAACCTTAATCGCTAGCAATGGTTTTGACGGCATTAATGGATTCCTTCCTGCACCCGAGAAAGCTGATTACTGGAAACATCTATTGGACAAGTATCGCCTTTCGTTTAGTGTAAACGCTTACCCTAAATCGTACGAGGATCTAGCTGACTTCCTAGAAAGAGCAAAAGCCTTTGGCGGTATTGGATTTATTAATGCACAAGTCATGCAACCATTCATGACAGGTCAATCTGCCATTCAGCTCTTGAAGGGAATTGAGCAACTGTCTAAAGATGCGGGAATTCCTGTTTTCATTGAAACACATAGGGGTACTATTACCCAAGATTTAATACGTACCGTTGAATACGTTAGAGAACTAAAGTCTCTACCTTTAACAATCGACTTTTCCCATTACATCGTCGCTGGGGAACTGCATACTGTTTCTCAAGAAGCGGACGAGTTACTTCTTTCATTACTTTCGAACACTTCTAGCATACATACACGAATATCGAACGGAGAGCAAATACAAATTGACCCTGGTGAGGAACAAAATCATCCCATGTTCTCCCATTTTATTAAATGGTGGCAATTGGGAATGAAAAATTGGCTGCTTCAGGCTAATACAAATGATGTATTCCCAGTCGTAATTGAACTAGGTCCTCCCCCTTATGCAATAACAACGAATGAAGCAAGCGGGAGGAACAAAGAGATTAGTGACCGATGGCAGCAGTCTCTGTACTTGCAGCGCGTAGTAAGAGATCTATGGAGCACGATCACACCCTAA
- a CDS encoding helix-turn-helix domain-containing protein has translation MKDWLLTYTLGGQGYFSVNGKTIYCSPNQVVLLRPGVPHQYGTSHGQTWNFVWAHFSSQLFEAHLLPLEDLIIQTINTDSTRKRIYRAVKKVIADSRERNVLWHELCKNALSDILLLLTVNQSKKTDPRVQETLNLLSERMRETIKIEVVAKIIGVSSSRLSHLFKENTGFSIIETLNRMRLDQAALLLQHTNRTASEVSLDVGFQNYNHFAKLFHSRFGVNPSKLRNELIS, from the coding sequence ATGAAGGACTGGCTGCTCACGTATACGCTAGGGGGTCAAGGGTATTTCAGTGTCAATGGTAAGACAATCTATTGTAGTCCAAACCAAGTTGTTCTCTTAAGACCGGGAGTACCTCATCAATATGGTACATCCCATGGACAAACCTGGAATTTTGTATGGGCTCATTTTTCATCTCAATTGTTTGAAGCCCATTTGTTGCCTTTAGAAGATTTGATTATCCAAACCATTAATACAGATTCCACACGTAAGCGTATATATCGTGCCGTCAAGAAAGTCATAGCTGATTCTCGCGAACGCAATGTTTTATGGCATGAGCTTTGCAAGAATGCACTAAGTGATATCCTACTCCTTTTGACTGTCAATCAATCCAAAAAAACGGACCCTCGTGTCCAAGAGACACTCAATCTTCTCTCAGAAAGAATGCGAGAAACCATTAAAATTGAAGTAGTAGCTAAAATAATCGGCGTCTCATCATCCCGGCTTTCCCATCTCTTCAAAGAAAACACCGGATTTTCTATCATAGAAACATTGAACCGAATGCGACTAGATCAAGCTGCTCTTCTGTTACAACATACAAATCGAACCGCGTCAGAGGTTTCATTAGACGTTGGTTTTCAGAATTACAACCATTTCGCAAAATTATTTCATTCGCGTTTCGGAGTAAATCCAAGCAAGTTAAGAAACGAATTGATTAGTTAA
- a CDS encoding aldo/keto reductase — MEYTTFGKTGVRVSKLGLGGAPLGGDYGPVTDEQVTEVIDRALELGVNFIDTAPLYGRGESERRIGKALQGKREKVFLASKAVMRGESYSYDNTIRSVEESLKRLGTDYLDLIQMHELSESNTEIGMNETIPAFLKLKEQGKVRAIGVNAFDPSLLLPFIRSGHIDSIQTFCRYMLIDYTAMDELLPTAREHGVSVINGSVLGMGLLADNPAPFIKKDSPLVKEAERRIQEIAFLRKTEPKGLIEPAMRFSLSSPDITVTLTGTTSLCSLALNASYSDGVGLPQDELDRLLTLFPGQPITW, encoded by the coding sequence GTGGAATATACCACATTTGGCAAAACGGGAGTTCGAGTTTCGAAGCTAGGTCTTGGGGGCGCTCCGCTTGGCGGGGATTACGGTCCGGTCACGGATGAACAAGTAACTGAGGTGATCGATCGGGCCTTAGAGCTCGGGGTCAACTTTATCGATACAGCACCGTTATATGGAAGAGGAGAAAGCGAACGCCGTATTGGGAAAGCGCTGCAGGGCAAGAGGGAGAAAGTATTTCTTGCGAGCAAAGCTGTTATGCGGGGTGAGTCCTATTCGTACGACAATACGATTCGTTCTGTGGAGGAGAGTCTTAAGCGCCTAGGGACAGATTATCTGGATCTCATTCAAATGCACGAGCTTTCCGAGTCGAACACGGAAATTGGAATGAACGAAACGATCCCCGCCTTTCTTAAACTGAAGGAGCAGGGAAAGGTTCGCGCCATTGGGGTCAATGCATTTGATCCGTCTCTGTTGCTACCATTTATTCGATCAGGACATATCGATTCGATACAGACGTTCTGTCGTTATATGCTTATCGATTATACGGCCATGGATGAGCTTCTGCCGACTGCCCGAGAGCATGGCGTATCCGTTATTAATGGAAGCGTTCTCGGAATGGGGCTCCTTGCGGATAATCCAGCACCATTTATTAAGAAAGATTCGCCTCTAGTTAAAGAAGCGGAGCGTCGAATCCAAGAGATAGCCTTCTTACGGAAGACGGAGCCCAAAGGGTTGATTGAGCCTGCTATGCGGTTTAGCCTTTCTAGTCCGGACATTACAGTAACATTAACTGGAACGACTTCGTTATGCTCACTTGCCCTTAATGCAAGCTATAGCGATGGAGTTGGCTTACCTCAGGATGAATTAGATCGATTGCTTACTTTATTTCCAGGTCAGCCAATAACATGGTAA
- a CDS encoding glycoside hydrolase family 88 protein: protein MSNVNASIGTDATRASWLDQVWDNIIGKVERMSHSVGADFPYISYNGKYKSEQADWWTNGFWPGLMWLVYRENKVEELKDTAAQIEALMDPVLTDYYPLHHDVGFMWSLSSVAQYKLLGCEISKRRAMTAASHLVGRYNAKGQFIRAWNQPERVGWAIIDCMMNLPLLYWASLESGDPRFRHIAALHADTTLREFLRPDGSSHHIVCFDPESGERQEALGGQGYSPDSAWSRGTAWALYGMALSARYTGYQRYIDAAKRSAHFFLANVPEDGLPPWDFRAPWEDGMAMDSSASACAASGMMELSLLLPKSESELYRSAAEKLIFKLNEKYTAWDDPNEEAILRMGTANRPKKTHVNVPMIYGDYFFAEAVCKLRGVQDTFW from the coding sequence ATGTCTAATGTAAATGCAAGCATTGGAACGGATGCAACGCGTGCATCATGGCTAGACCAAGTTTGGGATAACATCATCGGCAAAGTGGAACGAATGAGTCATTCCGTCGGCGCTGATTTTCCATATATATCATACAATGGGAAATATAAGAGTGAGCAAGCAGATTGGTGGACGAATGGGTTCTGGCCGGGCTTGATGTGGCTGGTGTATCGTGAGAATAAGGTTGAAGAACTCAAAGATACAGCTGCACAGATCGAGGCCTTAATGGACCCGGTACTTACCGACTATTACCCACTGCATCATGACGTAGGGTTTATGTGGAGCTTATCTTCCGTGGCGCAGTATAAGCTGCTTGGTTGTGAAATTTCGAAGCGGAGAGCCATGACGGCAGCCAGTCATCTGGTTGGGCGTTACAATGCGAAAGGCCAGTTCATTCGAGCTTGGAACCAGCCGGAGCGGGTTGGTTGGGCGATTATTGACTGCATGATGAATCTGCCGTTGCTATATTGGGCGAGCCTAGAGTCGGGTGACCCTCGTTTTCGGCATATTGCCGCACTTCATGCGGATACGACTTTGCGTGAATTTCTTCGTCCAGATGGATCGTCACACCATATTGTGTGCTTCGATCCTGAGTCCGGAGAAAGACAAGAAGCGCTCGGTGGACAAGGCTACTCGCCGGATTCAGCATGGTCCCGCGGAACCGCATGGGCGTTATACGGCATGGCACTAAGCGCACGCTACACGGGATATCAACGTTATATCGATGCAGCTAAGCGTTCAGCGCATTTTTTCCTGGCCAATGTTCCTGAAGATGGTTTACCGCCATGGGATTTCCGGGCCCCTTGGGAAGATGGAATGGCGATGGACTCAAGCGCGTCAGCTTGCGCAGCCAGCGGCATGATGGAGTTGAGTTTGTTGCTGCCGAAGAGCGAGTCTGAGCTATATCGAAGTGCTGCTGAGAAGCTGATTTTTAAATTAAATGAAAAATACACAGCTTGGGATGATCCGAACGAGGAAGCGATTCTTCGGATGGGAACTGCCAATCGACCTAAGAAAACGCACGTGAACGTACCGATGATCTACGGGGACTATTTCTTCGCAGAAGCCGTTTGTAAGCTGCGCGGCGTACAAGATACATTCTGGTAG
- a CDS encoding amidohydrolase: MTSIRQSFTSDVNHAYLDSHVHFWRLERGDYHWLTPSNPVLYQNYVPSDLFGLEDANALRGIIAVQAAPTIAETEYLLELAGENERILGVVGWLDPFADSFADEYRRLRNNLQFVGIRLDRSVFVPNTEQVSDRLLKHLRLLEEDAFPIDLLIGPENMPTVIKYLKSVPNLKAVINHLGGPPIRTGEIEQWSAYIDELSAFPNVYCKWSGMITPAGGMNPHLLAPYIRHTAERFGPNRIMFGSDWPVALMAGTYNNVVQFFEQLLPKQWSDEERANVRMHNAKVFYFGNEDSEA, translated from the coding sequence ATGACATCTATTCGTCAATCATTTACAAGTGATGTTAACCATGCCTATCTCGATAGCCATGTCCACTTCTGGAGGCTGGAGCGTGGCGATTATCATTGGCTTACACCTAGCAATCCAGTTCTTTACCAAAATTATGTACCATCAGATCTGTTTGGTCTTGAAGATGCTAATGCTTTACGTGGAATTATCGCCGTACAGGCGGCACCTACAATTGCTGAGACGGAATATTTACTTGAGCTAGCAGGTGAAAATGAGCGAATCCTCGGTGTCGTTGGTTGGCTTGATCCTTTCGCAGATTCATTCGCTGATGAATATAGACGTTTACGTAACAATCTGCAATTTGTTGGGATCAGGTTGGACCGTTCCGTCTTCGTGCCGAACACAGAGCAAGTGTCGGATCGCTTGCTAAAGCATCTTCGTCTATTGGAGGAAGATGCTTTTCCCATCGACCTGCTGATCGGACCGGAAAATATGCCAACCGTAATTAAATACTTAAAGTCCGTACCTAACTTAAAGGCGGTTATTAACCATCTAGGCGGTCCGCCTATTCGTACTGGTGAAATCGAGCAATGGTCGGCATACATCGATGAGTTATCCGCATTTCCTAATGTGTATTGTAAATGGTCGGGTATGATCACACCGGCTGGCGGAATGAATCCACATCTGTTAGCACCTTATATCCGTCACACTGCGGAGCGATTTGGGCCTAATCGCATCATGTTCGGTAGTGACTGGCCGGTAGCTTTGATGGCAGGTACCTATAACAATGTTGTTCAATTCTTCGAGCAGTTGCTGCCTAAACAATGGAGCGATGAGGAGCGTGCAAATGTACGCATGCACAATGCGAAAGTATTCTATTTTGGCAATGAGGATAGCGAAGCCTGA
- a CDS encoding sensor histidine kinase produces MKTNHNLIQAVRMYKFQSLFIKSLILIFLLVIVPFTCLSVVMYFQMNKAIETEVSGVNMNSLYRVKDSIDTIFKQMEHVSLEMIFQDDVSAFMLTDFTNNNLTPKMKSIHDKISMYTRSFKYIDSLYVFSERNQYMLSNRLDSTLQEFDDKSWSSNVYQKIDSNMSYRDLRKRNDIYPFYISFTRPAYLYENKIGAVTANIDIEELRTFLNQTTEQFENTYIVDGDVVLYSLNRNEFMSNIHDVELLNAADALTDIRGPHSSIKSIHGQKYIVSVLPSEDKGLTYVSLLPLKNYEKKMQDLRAFLYVFFGVGTIIVLIVSLVISIKTFSPVNQIMSMIEDQEKLEPLMASSEKSKWNEVRTITSSIFRTLDAKKGLEQELQLRMHSLRKAQTIALQNQTTPHFLYNTLETIKYLAIELTKGHNSVSHMVTALSDLLRRSLDTDNPLTDIRDEIQHAKQYVEIMQARYPNKFDVVWQIQESLLTCQILKISIQPLLENAFQHGIIPTRNPGQIIITGLRTSDGIVITVSDNGTGIPDAQLKKLQQSMSSGVNLEEKHIGLKNLNQRIKLLFGDAYGVFLTRNLHKGTAVFIVIPEHIDVDEIE; encoded by the coding sequence ATGAAAACAAACCATAATTTAATTCAAGCCGTACGTATGTACAAGTTCCAGAGTCTCTTTATTAAGAGCTTAATTCTCATTTTCCTGCTGGTTATCGTTCCGTTCACCTGTTTGAGCGTCGTTATGTATTTTCAGATGAATAAGGCTATAGAAACGGAAGTAAGCGGAGTTAACATGAACTCCCTATACCGCGTGAAGGATAGTATCGATACTATTTTCAAGCAAATGGAACATGTTTCATTGGAGATGATTTTTCAAGATGATGTATCGGCCTTCATGTTAACAGATTTCACCAATAACAATCTTACGCCCAAAATGAAATCCATTCATGATAAGATCTCGATGTACACACGTTCCTTTAAGTATATAGATTCCTTATATGTGTTCTCTGAGAGAAATCAGTACATGCTCTCAAATCGATTAGACTCTACGCTACAAGAGTTCGATGACAAGAGCTGGTCCAGTAATGTCTATCAAAAAATCGACAGTAACATGTCCTACCGTGATCTTCGTAAACGGAATGATATTTATCCGTTCTACATCTCCTTTACGAGGCCTGCCTATCTTTATGAGAACAAGATTGGTGCGGTGACCGCTAATATTGATATTGAAGAGCTTCGCACCTTTTTAAATCAAACAACGGAACAATTCGAAAACACTTATATCGTCGATGGAGATGTCGTCTTATACAGCCTCAATCGCAATGAGTTCATGTCCAATATTCATGACGTTGAACTACTCAATGCGGCAGATGCCCTTACCGATATTCGTGGGCCTCATTCTTCCATTAAATCCATTCATGGACAAAAATATATTGTTTCCGTGCTCCCTTCAGAGGATAAAGGGCTAACCTATGTATCGCTGTTACCGCTAAAAAATTACGAGAAAAAAATGCAAGATCTTCGTGCCTTTTTGTATGTGTTTTTTGGCGTTGGCACGATCATTGTCTTGATTGTTTCGTTAGTGATCTCCATCAAGACATTCTCACCGGTTAATCAAATCATGTCTATGATTGAAGACCAGGAAAAGCTAGAGCCTTTGATGGCCTCCAGTGAGAAAAGCAAATGGAACGAGGTAAGAACGATCACCAGTTCGATCTTCAGGACCTTAGATGCGAAGAAGGGCTTAGAACAAGAGCTGCAGCTGCGTATGCACTCCTTACGGAAGGCGCAAACGATCGCTTTACAGAATCAGACTACGCCACATTTCTTATACAACACCTTGGAAACCATTAAATATCTGGCTATCGAGTTAACGAAAGGCCACAATTCCGTGTCTCATATGGTAACTGCGCTCTCTGATCTGTTACGCCGCAGTCTAGATACAGACAATCCATTAACCGATATTCGGGATGAAATACAGCATGCCAAGCAATATGTGGAGATCATGCAGGCCAGGTATCCGAACAAATTCGATGTCGTATGGCAAATCCAAGAAAGTCTTCTTACTTGCCAGATCTTAAAGATTTCCATTCAGCCGTTATTGGAAAATGCATTTCAGCACGGTATTATTCCCACTCGAAACCCAGGACAGATTATTATTACGGGGCTGCGCACGTCGGATGGCATTGTGATCACCGTTTCCGATAATGGCACAGGGATACCTGACGCTCAGCTGAAGAAGCTTCAACAAAGCATGTCTAGCGGGGTTAATTTGGAGGAAAAACATATTGGGTTGAAAAACTTAAACCAACGAATTAAATTACTGTTTGGGGATGCGTACGGAGTGTTCCTTACAAGAAATCTACACAAGGGTACAGCGGTGTTCATTGTTATTCCGGAACATATAGATGTTGATGAAATCGAATAA
- a CDS encoding response regulator, protein MYKLVLVDDEEIVRRGLKYFLDWESLGFQIVADFEDGKEAIEYLKTHEVDLVLTDIRMAEINGLQLAKHIYEQSPHIRVIIISGYKDFDYAQQAIQYNVEHYLLKPTKYDEITEVFQALKQKMDKLKTQYMNQQQQSVRFHELLPLLKEQFYTDLVMGALRNTEELNKRINLLSLSLDPAHCPCALVELELCEPEKLSMKREKFTYSLKSIFHAENANFLYKAVFNDYQGLKLIAFPNHLLSQEMLREQLIVELNAIISHIQNNFDIVIRYHLTATFSTLIELAQFSEPLKLVYEETRGKDRLAPVEYEKLLEKYKLFLANVTDDQKEETMSLLDRFLDEFRDLPVSFVHRLIMDLFAMVFRSYSDRGLLGKTPHETAHNYHAVIEINDLEDIRKWAKQYISDLMVLNVTSKETNAKLIVDAAQKYILHNFHRDLSLEEVANHVFLNHIYFSRIFKQTTGTNYIDYLTQLRIQKAIELLESRQYKIHEITEKVGYVNSKYFTRLFKQATGVSPKDYIRQISLQDKGVNHENKP, encoded by the coding sequence ATGTACAAGCTTGTTCTGGTTGACGACGAAGAAATTGTTCGCAGGGGATTGAAGTATTTCCTGGATTGGGAATCACTTGGATTTCAAATCGTTGCCGATTTCGAGGATGGCAAAGAAGCCATCGAGTACTTAAAAACCCATGAGGTTGATCTAGTTCTAACCGATATTCGTATGGCAGAGATCAATGGTCTCCAGTTAGCCAAGCATATTTACGAGCAATCCCCCCATATTCGCGTCATTATCATTAGTGGCTACAAGGACTTCGACTATGCGCAGCAAGCCATTCAATATAATGTAGAGCATTATTTGTTAAAACCTACGAAATACGATGAAATTACAGAAGTGTTTCAGGCTTTGAAACAAAAGATGGACAAACTAAAAACTCAATATATGAATCAGCAGCAGCAATCCGTTCGCTTCCATGAACTGCTTCCTCTATTAAAAGAACAATTTTATACGGACCTAGTGATGGGGGCGTTACGGAATACGGAGGAGCTTAATAAAAGAATCAACTTGTTATCCCTTTCACTAGATCCTGCCCATTGCCCCTGCGCTTTAGTTGAACTGGAGCTGTGTGAGCCCGAGAAGCTTTCCATGAAACGAGAAAAATTTACCTACTCCTTAAAAAGTATTTTCCATGCGGAGAATGCCAATTTCTTGTATAAAGCTGTTTTCAATGATTATCAGGGTCTGAAATTAATTGCCTTTCCAAACCATTTACTTAGCCAAGAAATGCTTCGCGAGCAGCTAATTGTGGAACTTAATGCAATCATTTCCCATATTCAGAACAACTTTGATATTGTGATTCGATATCACTTGACTGCTACGTTCAGTACGCTTATTGAATTGGCTCAATTTAGTGAACCTCTAAAGCTCGTTTATGAAGAAACGCGAGGTAAAGATCGGCTAGCACCAGTGGAATATGAGAAGCTGCTGGAGAAGTACAAGCTATTCTTAGCGAATGTAACAGATGACCAAAAAGAGGAAACCATGAGTTTACTCGACCGATTCCTGGATGAGTTTCGCGATTTGCCTGTCTCATTTGTGCATCGGTTGATTATGGACCTGTTTGCCATGGTATTTCGCTCTTACTCCGATCGGGGACTGCTGGGGAAAACACCTCATGAGACAGCTCACAATTACCATGCTGTCATTGAGATCAATGACTTGGAGGACATACGGAAATGGGCCAAGCAGTACATTAGCGATCTCATGGTTCTCAATGTGACTTCCAAAGAGACCAATGCGAAGCTGATCGTGGACGCTGCACAAAAGTATATCCTTCATAACTTTCATAGGGATTTGTCACTCGAAGAGGTCGCTAATCACGTTTTCTTAAATCACATTTACTTTAGCCGAATCTTCAAACAAACCACGGGAACCAATTATATTGATTATTTAACGCAACTCCGCATTCAGAAAGCGATTGAATTGTTGGAATCCCGCCAATATAAAATTCATGAAATTACGGAAAAAGTAGGTTACGTCAATAGTAAGTACTTTACTCGCTTGTTTAAGCAAGCCACCGGAGTCAGTCCGAAGGATTATATTCGTCAAATAAGCCTGCAGGATAAAGGTGTTAACCATGAAAACAAACCATAA